In Bos javanicus breed banteng chromosome 2, ARS-OSU_banteng_1.0, whole genome shotgun sequence, the following proteins share a genomic window:
- the PHC2 gene encoding polyhomeotic-like protein 2 isoform X5: MTSGNGNSASSITGTAPQNGENKPPQAIVKPQILTHVIEGFVIQEGAEPFPVGRSSLLVGNLKKKYAQGFLPEKLPQQDHTTTTDSEMEEPYLQESKEEGTPLKLKCELCGRVDFAYKFKRSKRFCSMACAKRYNVGCTKRVGLFHSDRSKLQKAGATTHNRRRASKASLPTLTKDTKKQPTGTVPLSVTAALQLTHSQEDSSRCSDNSSYEEPLSPISASSSTSRRRQGPRDLELPDVHMRDLVGMGHHFLPSEPTKWNVDDVYEFIRSLPGCQEIAEEFRAQEIDGQALLLLKEDHLMSAMNIKLGPALKIYARISMLKDS, translated from the exons ATGACCTCAGGGAACGGAAACTCTGCCTCCAGCATCACCGGCACTGCCCCCCAGAATGGTGAGAATAAACCACCACAGGCCATTGTGAAACCCCAAATCCTGACGCATGTTATCGAAGGGTTTGTGATCCAGGAGGGGGCGGAGCCTTTCCCG GTGGGACGCTCGTCCCTGCTGGTGGGGAATCTCAAGAAGAAGTATGCACAGgggttcttgcctgagaaacttCCACAGCAGGACCATACCACCACCACTGACTCAGAGATGGAGGAGCCCTATCTGCAAG AGTCCAAAGAGGAGGGCACTCCCCTCAAACTCAAGTGTGAGCTCTGTGGCCGGGTGGACTTCGCCTACAAGTTCAAGCGTTCCAAGCGCTTCTGTTCCATGGCTTGTGCAAAAAG GTACAACGTGGGGTGCACCAAACGAGTGGGGCTTTTCCACTCAGACCGGAGCAAGCTGCAGAAGGCGGGAGCCACGACCCACAACCGCCGTCGGGCCAGCAAAGCCAGTCTGCCGACACTTACCAAGGATACCAAGAAGCAG CCAACAGGCACCGTCCCCCTTTCAGTTACCGCTGCCCTGCAGCTAACACACAGCCAGGAGGACTCCAGCCGTTGCTCAGATAACTCAAGCTACGAGGAACCCTTGTCCCCCATCTCAGCCAGCTCGTCCACCTCCCGCCGGCGACAAGGCCCGCGGGACCTGGAGCTCCCTGACGTGCACATGCGGGACCTGGTGGGCATGGGACACCACTTCCTGCCAAGTGAGCCCACCAAGTGGAACGTGGACGATGTCTACGAGTTCATCCGCTCTCTGCCAG GCTGCCAGGAAATCGCAGAGGAGTTCCGTGCCCAGGAGATAGACGGgcaagctctgctgctgctcaaGGAGGACCACCTGATGAGTGCCATGAACATCAAGCTGGGGCCAGCCCTTAAGATCTACGCACGCATCAGCATGCTCAAGGACTCCTAG
- the A3GALT2 gene encoding LOW QUALITY PROTEIN: alpha-1,3-galactosyltransferase 2 (The sequence of the model RefSeq protein was modified relative to this genomic sequence to represent the inferred CDS: substituted 2 bases at 2 genomic stop codons): MRPAEMHGTFTFIHFHSPPPRAWKKIFWQLILLALGILGLLLFGLPVLRHLEVLIPMGVCPLARTPLLRDNFTGPLHPGARPEVLTCTSWGAPIIWDGTFDPDVAQKEAVQRNLTVGLTVFAVGRYLEKYLERFLETAEQHFMVGQRVVYYVFTERPAAVRRVPLGPGRRLRVERVGRERRWHDVSMARMRALHAALGGRLGREARFVLCMDVDXHFSGTFGPEALAESVAQLHAWHYRWPRRLLPFERDARSAAALGPGEGDFYYHAAVFGGSVAALRRLTARCARALRRDRARGLEARWHDESHLNKFFWLHKPAKLLSPEXCWSPDIGRRAEIRRPRLLWAPKEYALLRR, from the exons ATGCGTCCAGCGGAGATGCACGG gactttcactttcattcactttcactccccacctcccagggcCTGGAAGAAAATCTTCTGGCAGCTGATCCTACTTGCACTTGGCATCTTAGGGCTGCTCCTGTTCGGGCTTCCTGTACTCAG GCATCTGGAAGTCCTCATCCCTATGGGTGTCTGCCCTCTGGCCAGAACACCCCTGCTGAGAGACAACTTCACAGGTCCCCTGCATCCTGG GGCCCGGCCTGAGGTCCTAACCTGTACTTCCTGGGGGGCTCCCATTATTTGGGATGGCACCTTTGACCCAGACGTGGCCCAGAAAGAGGCTGTACAGCGGAACCTCACTGTGGGTCTGACTGTCTTTGCTGTAGGCAG GTACCTGGAGAAGTACCTGGAGCGCTTCCTGGAGACGGCCGAGCAGCACTTCATGGTGGGCCAGCGCGTGGTGTACTACGTGTTCACCGAGCGTCCGGCCGCGGTACGCCGCGTGCCGCTGGGCCCGGGCCGCCGGCTGCGCGTGGAGCGCGTGGGACGCGAGCGCCGCTGGCATGACGTGTCCATGGCGCGCATGCGCGCGCTGCACGCAGCGCTGGGCGGCCGCCTGGGCCGCGAGGCGCGCTTCGTGCTCTGCATGGACGTGGACTAGCACTTCAGCGGCACCTTCGGGCCCGAGGCGCTGGCCGAGTCGGTGGCGCAGCTGCACGCCTGGCACTACCGCTGGCCCCGGCGGCTGCTGCCATTCGAGCGCGACGCGCGCTCGGCCGCCGCCCTGGGCCCCGGGGAGGGCGACTTCTACTACCACGCGGCCGTGTTCGGGGGCAGCGTGGCGGCCCTGCGGCGGCTGACGGCGCGCTGCGCGCGGGCCCTTCGGCGGGACCGCGCGCGCGGCCTGGAGGCGCGCTGGCACGACGAGAGCCACCTCAACAAGTTCTTCTGGCTGCACAAGCCCGCCAAGCTGCTGTCGCCCGAGTAATGCTGGAGCCCCGACATAGGCCGCCGGGCCGAGATCCGCCGCCCGCGCCTGCTCTGGGCGCCCAAGGAGTATGCCTTGCTACGTCGCTAG
- the PHC2 gene encoding polyhomeotic-like protein 2 isoform X4: protein MRETGQGIVHALTDLSSPGMTSGNGNSASSITGTAPQNGENKPPQAIVKPQILTHVIEGFVIQEGAEPFPVGRSSLLVGNLKKKYAQGFLPEKLPQQDHTTTTDSEMEEPYLQESKEEGTPLKLKCELCGRVDFAYKFKRSKRFCSMACAKRYNVGCTKRVGLFHSDRSKLQKAGATTHNRRRASKASLPTLTKDTKKQPTGTVPLSVTAALQLTHSQEDSSRCSDNSSYEEPLSPISASSSTSRRRQGPRDLELPDVHMRDLVGMGHHFLPSEPTKWNVDDVYEFIRSLPGCQEIAEEFRAQEIDGQALLLLKEDHLMSAMNIKLGPALKIYARISMLKDS, encoded by the exons ATGAGAG AGACAGGGCAGGgcattgttcatgcactgaccgaCCTCAGCAGCCCCGGCATGACCTCAGGGAACGGAAACTCTGCCTCCAGCATCACCGGCACTGCCCCCCAGAATGGTGAGAATAAACCACCACAGGCCATTGTGAAACCCCAAATCCTGACGCATGTTATCGAAGGGTTTGTGATCCAGGAGGGGGCGGAGCCTTTCCCG GTGGGACGCTCGTCCCTGCTGGTGGGGAATCTCAAGAAGAAGTATGCACAGgggttcttgcctgagaaacttCCACAGCAGGACCATACCACCACCACTGACTCAGAGATGGAGGAGCCCTATCTGCAAG AGTCCAAAGAGGAGGGCACTCCCCTCAAACTCAAGTGTGAGCTCTGTGGCCGGGTGGACTTCGCCTACAAGTTCAAGCGTTCCAAGCGCTTCTGTTCCATGGCTTGTGCAAAAAG GTACAACGTGGGGTGCACCAAACGAGTGGGGCTTTTCCACTCAGACCGGAGCAAGCTGCAGAAGGCGGGAGCCACGACCCACAACCGCCGTCGGGCCAGCAAAGCCAGTCTGCCGACACTTACCAAGGATACCAAGAAGCAG CCAACAGGCACCGTCCCCCTTTCAGTTACCGCTGCCCTGCAGCTAACACACAGCCAGGAGGACTCCAGCCGTTGCTCAGATAACTCAAGCTACGAGGAACCCTTGTCCCCCATCTCAGCCAGCTCGTCCACCTCCCGCCGGCGACAAGGCCCGCGGGACCTGGAGCTCCCTGACGTGCACATGCGGGACCTGGTGGGCATGGGACACCACTTCCTGCCAAGTGAGCCCACCAAGTGGAACGTGGACGATGTCTACGAGTTCATCCGCTCTCTGCCAG GCTGCCAGGAAATCGCAGAGGAGTTCCGTGCCCAGGAGATAGACGGgcaagctctgctgctgctcaaGGAGGACCACCTGATGAGTGCCATGAACATCAAGCTGGGGCCAGCCCTTAAGATCTACGCACGCATCAGCATGCTCAAGGACTCCTAG